A portion of the Acidihalobacter yilgarnensis genome contains these proteins:
- the dusA gene encoding tRNA dihydrouridine(20/20a) synthase DusA, with protein sequence MHQNISRRLSVAPMMDYTDRHARYLLRLISQHTLLYTEMVTSAALVHGDAARLLNYNHEEHPVALQVGGSDPSEMAAAARLAEQYGYDEINVNVGCPSDRVQAGRFGACLMAEPDTVAECVAAMRGATRLPVTVKTRIGIDHQDSYEALCGFVERVSEAGCGSFTIHARKAWLKGLSPRENRDVPPLDYPRVYRLKEDYPALEIIINGGILNLDQAIEQLAQVDGVMVGRAAYHNPWLLAEADTRVFGCPPPAVKPSREGVLAAYREYCERQHAQGVPLAHMTRHLMGLVQGLPGARRFRRTLSEGAHQPQVAPTLIDEAWAVIGQAQAG encoded by the coding sequence ATGCATCAGAACATAAGCCGACGACTCAGCGTGGCGCCGATGATGGATTACACGGACCGTCACGCGCGCTATTTGCTGCGACTGATTTCGCAACACACGCTGCTGTACACGGAAATGGTGACCAGTGCCGCGCTAGTGCACGGCGATGCCGCCCGCTTGCTGAACTACAACCATGAGGAGCATCCGGTCGCCCTACAAGTTGGTGGCAGCGACCCGAGCGAGATGGCCGCTGCTGCACGCCTGGCGGAGCAATATGGTTACGATGAGATTAATGTCAACGTCGGCTGCCCCAGTGACCGAGTGCAGGCGGGGCGCTTCGGTGCCTGCCTGATGGCGGAGCCGGACACCGTCGCCGAATGCGTGGCTGCCATGCGTGGCGCCACGCGTTTGCCGGTGACGGTGAAAACGCGCATCGGTATCGACCACCAGGACAGCTACGAGGCGCTATGTGGTTTCGTCGAACGCGTATCGGAGGCCGGTTGCGGCAGCTTTACGATCCATGCGCGCAAGGCCTGGCTCAAGGGCTTGAGTCCGCGCGAGAATCGAGATGTCCCCCCACTGGATTACCCCCGCGTATATCGACTCAAGGAGGATTATCCGGCGCTGGAGATCATCATCAACGGCGGAATTCTGAATCTTGACCAGGCCATCGAGCAGTTGGCGCAGGTAGACGGGGTGATGGTCGGGCGCGCGGCTTATCACAATCCCTGGTTGCTGGCCGAGGCTGACACGCGCGTTTTCGGTTGCCCACCGCCGGCGGTGAAGCCATCGCGCGAGGGGGTGCTGGCGGCCTATCGGGAGTATTGCGAGCGTCAACACGCGCAGGGTGTGCCGCTGGCGCATATGACGCGGCATCTGATGGGGCTGGTGCAGGGATTGCCGGGCGCACGGCGTTTTCGACGCACCCTAAGCGAAGGCGCCCATCAGCCGCAGGTCGCGCCTACGCTTATTGATGAGGCTTGGGCGGTGATCGGACAGGCCCAGGCGGGTTAA
- the cyaY gene encoding iron donor protein CyaY, with protein sequence MTEMTFSLRAEQALEALLERISEHDILADLDADLVDGVLRIDFDSGAVLIINRQEPVQQLWLASPEGPAHFGLDAERAEWLNHRTGESLTATLSRVFSQQMGSPVTIVGPL encoded by the coding sequence ATGACCGAAATGACATTCTCACTGCGTGCCGAGCAGGCACTGGAAGCCCTGCTGGAGCGCATCAGCGAGCACGATATACTCGCGGATCTCGACGCAGATCTCGTCGACGGTGTGCTGCGCATCGATTTTGACAGCGGTGCTGTACTCATCATCAATCGCCAGGAACCGGTACAACAGCTCTGGCTGGCCTCTCCCGAGGGCCCGGCGCACTTTGGCCTCGATGCCGAACGCGCCGAATGGCTCAATCACCGTACCGGCGAATCGCTGACCGCAACACTCAGTCGGGTTTTCAGTCAGCAGATGGGCTCACCCGTCACGATCGTCGGCCCGCTCTAG
- a CDS encoding leucyl aminopeptidase family protein, with protein sequence MEMTLPGLARSVRDGDVPAVIHVVTTEAYAGWLAAQPEALGQWLSASDFKPAHRAFSLLPDVDGGLSVVVTLDDPEDHWALGDLPYRLPARDYRLEGFEGTALARLATGWGLGAYRFQRYKASKRAPARLLIESDTVFDEAVRTISACSLVRDLVNTPAEDMGPAQLAAAACALAHEFDATCEVIVGDALLSQGYPAIHAVGRASVHPPRLIDLRWGEMHNPEVVLVGKGVCFDTGGLDLKNASGMRHMKKDMGGAAHVLGLARLIMSEHLPIRLRVLVPAVENAISGDAFRPGDVLKTRKGLTVEIDNTDAEGRLVLCDALAEASDGAPSLIIDFATLTGAARVALGTELPAFFTHNHAVANALVEAGTWAQDPLWRLPLVEEYRGQLDSGIADLLNCSTSPFGGAITAALFLDAFVPKTLDWVHIDLMAWNLRARPGRPRGGEAMGLRAVFAYLKTRYGGDRD encoded by the coding sequence ATGGAAATGACCCTGCCTGGGCTCGCCCGGTCGGTGCGCGACGGCGACGTGCCTGCGGTGATTCACGTGGTGACGACCGAGGCCTATGCAGGCTGGCTTGCGGCTCAACCCGAGGCGCTGGGGCAGTGGTTGAGTGCCAGCGATTTCAAACCGGCGCACCGAGCCTTCAGCCTGCTGCCCGATGTGGATGGAGGCCTGAGTGTCGTGGTGACGCTCGATGACCCGGAGGACCACTGGGCATTGGGCGATCTCCCGTATCGCCTGCCAGCGCGCGATTATCGCCTTGAAGGTTTTGAAGGCACCGCACTCGCGCGTCTGGCCACTGGCTGGGGGTTGGGCGCCTATCGTTTCCAGCGATACAAGGCGTCCAAGCGTGCGCCAGCGCGATTGCTGATCGAAAGCGATACGGTGTTCGATGAGGCTGTGCGGACGATTTCAGCCTGTTCGTTGGTGCGCGATCTGGTGAATACGCCCGCCGAAGACATGGGGCCGGCACAGCTTGCCGCCGCTGCATGTGCGCTCGCGCACGAATTTGATGCTACTTGTGAGGTCATCGTCGGCGACGCGTTGCTCAGCCAGGGTTACCCTGCGATTCATGCGGTCGGGCGCGCCAGCGTGCACCCACCCCGGCTCATCGACCTGCGCTGGGGCGAGATGCACAACCCGGAAGTGGTGCTGGTCGGCAAGGGCGTGTGTTTCGATACCGGTGGACTCGATCTCAAGAACGCCAGCGGCATGCGGCACATGAAAAAAGACATGGGTGGTGCCGCGCATGTCCTGGGGCTGGCCCGGCTGATCATGTCCGAGCACTTGCCTATTCGCTTACGCGTGCTGGTGCCTGCGGTGGAAAACGCGATCTCCGGCGATGCCTTCCGGCCCGGCGACGTACTGAAAACACGCAAGGGATTGACCGTCGAGATCGACAATACCGATGCCGAAGGCCGTCTGGTGTTGTGCGACGCACTGGCCGAGGCCAGCGATGGCGCGCCGAGCCTGATTATTGATTTTGCGACCCTGACCGGTGCGGCGCGCGTGGCTTTGGGCACTGAACTGCCAGCTTTTTTTACGCACAACCATGCGGTCGCGAATGCCTTGGTTGAGGCCGGCACATGGGCGCAGGATCCTCTTTGGCGCCTGCCCCTGGTCGAGGAATATCGCGGCCAGCTCGACAGCGGTATCGCCGATTTGCTCAATTGCAGCACTTCGCCTTTTGGCGGCGCGATCACCGCCGCCCTGTTTCTCGATGCCTTCGTGCCGAAGACCCTTGACTGGGTCCATATCGACCTGATGGCTTGGAATCTGCGAGCGAGGCCAGGGCGCCCTCGTGGTGGTGAGGCCATGGGCCTGCGAGCCGTATTCGCCTACCTCAAGACGCGTTATGGCGGTGATCGTGATTGA
- a CDS encoding Rieske (2Fe-2S) protein, which translates to MSEWERSYTNQRRRLYLRVALKLMFAALLGAGVYVMTASLFGTPDGEEAVVRIELREIPPGTYKVVKWAGRRIFILHRTPAMLAALRTMSAARLYDPRSTRDGLPPALRNRLRSLRPDWFVAYDYGTTYGCALALDVKMSAPVDLRDSCGGTRYDVAGRVYAGQDAQRNLTVPPYRFDGDGVLVIGR; encoded by the coding sequence ATGAGTGAATGGGAGCGATCCTACACCAATCAACGGCGACGCTTGTATCTGCGCGTCGCCCTCAAACTGATGTTCGCAGCCCTGCTGGGCGCCGGTGTCTACGTGATGACGGCCTCATTGTTTGGAACGCCCGATGGTGAGGAGGCCGTTGTGCGCATCGAACTACGCGAAATCCCACCTGGCACTTACAAGGTAGTGAAGTGGGCCGGTCGTCGGATATTCATCCTTCATCGCACGCCGGCCATGCTCGCGGCTTTGCGTACGATGTCGGCGGCGCGTCTGTATGATCCGCGGTCGACTCGCGACGGATTGCCGCCGGCGTTGCGTAATCGGCTGCGTAGCTTGCGCCCGGATTGGTTCGTCGCCTACGACTACGGCACGACCTATGGGTGTGCCCTTGCGCTGGATGTAAAAATGTCGGCGCCCGTGGATCTGCGCGATAGCTGTGGCGGTACGCGTTACGACGTTGCCGGTCGTGTGTATGCCGGCCAGGATGCGCAGCGCAATCTGACCGTTCCGCCTTATCGCTTCGATGGCGATGGGGTGTTAGTGATCGGGCGCTGA
- a CDS encoding DUF423 domain-containing protein: MNRSFVALGAALGMIYVIMGAVSDHVVHAEVDAHLFRIFNIALRFEIGHALGLILIGLTAAHLGRSRLLTIAGWLMFAGTLMFSGSLYLIVLTGHPGLGIITPFGGSALILSWLLFTLAVIKGPAKA; encoded by the coding sequence ATGAACCGAAGCTTTGTCGCGCTGGGCGCCGCCCTGGGCATGATCTACGTGATAATGGGCGCGGTCAGCGACCACGTGGTCCACGCCGAGGTGGATGCCCACCTGTTTCGCATCTTCAACATAGCCCTGCGCTTCGAGATTGGTCATGCCCTTGGCCTGATCTTGATTGGTTTGACCGCAGCGCACCTCGGACGCAGCCGCCTATTGACCATCGCGGGCTGGCTGATGTTTGCAGGTACGCTGATGTTCAGCGGCAGCCTGTATCTCATCGTACTCACCGGCCATCCGGGGCTCGGCATCATCACACCGTTCGGCGGTAGTGCGCTGATTCTGTCCTGGCTGCTGTTTACACTCGCGGTTATCAAAGGCCCTGCGAAGGCATGA
- a CDS encoding phage integrase, with the protein MTPDKRGAPWENLQLIANCQDDPLARIMLRNITPSDLAAWRDRRLKQVSPGTVLREWNFLSNAFSIGLREGAWAKENPLTRVRKLATPLARNNRLSTDGIERLIAIETVIQAGDLAGLTWPSIGKGACPSPYDQEWPLRDVSLSKRALGLIDQMWPSTG; encoded by the coding sequence GTGACGCCCGACAAGCGTGGCGCACCTTGGGAAAACCTGCAGTTGATTGCCAACTGCCAGGATGATCCGCTGGCCAGGATCATGTTGCGTAACATTACCCCGTCCGACCTGGCTGCCTGGCGCGACCGGCGCCTGAAACAGGTCTCGCCAGGAACCGTTCTGCGCGAATGGAACTTCCTGAGCAACGCCTTCAGCATTGGTTTGCGTGAAGGGGCTTGGGCAAAAGAGAATCCGCTGACTAGAGTGCGCAAGCTGGCGACCCCATTGGCTCGCAATAATAGGCTTTCTACGGACGGAATTGAGCGGCTAATCGCTATCGAGACAGTGATACAGGCTGGTGATCTCGCTGGATTGACGTGGCCGTCTATTGGGAAGGGCGCATGCCCATCTCCCTATGACCAAGAATGGCCGCTCCGGGACGTATCCCTATCGAAGCGCGCGCTGGGACTCATCGATCAGATGTGGCCATCCACCGGTTAA
- a CDS encoding metallophosphoesterase, whose protein sequence is MATAQSAESAWQWHVRLPRNDDGRDFCVGDLHGMFPLLEHALTQLRFDPARDRLMSVGDLIDRGPESANVVNFLGRSWVHAVRGNHEQMLLDSEGDPALEADWTMGCGGDWWLALPEVNRKRCRSAISALPYALEIETRLGLVGIVHADVPQDMMWTQFVDRLGIDPDVREHALWSRTRIGRVRRGEAVPPVPGIDLLVCGHTPLNAAQQAGNVHFIDTGAVYAMRFQQASLTLLEIQPEWRVHSFPANTPVKRVSATP, encoded by the coding sequence ATGGCGACTGCACAGTCAGCCGAATCAGCCTGGCAATGGCATGTACGTCTACCACGCAACGACGACGGCCGCGACTTCTGTGTGGGCGATCTTCATGGCATGTTTCCACTGCTGGAGCACGCCCTCACCCAGCTTCGCTTCGATCCCGCACGCGATCGCCTGATGTCCGTGGGTGACCTGATCGATCGCGGCCCGGAATCCGCGAACGTCGTAAATTTCCTCGGCCGATCCTGGGTACATGCCGTGCGCGGCAATCACGAACAGATGCTGCTGGACAGCGAAGGCGACCCCGCGCTGGAGGCCGATTGGACGATGGGTTGTGGTGGCGACTGGTGGCTGGCGCTGCCTGAAGTAAACCGGAAACGTTGCCGATCAGCGATCTCGGCCCTGCCCTATGCGCTAGAGATCGAAACCCGACTGGGTCTGGTGGGCATCGTCCATGCAGATGTCCCCCAGGACATGATGTGGACGCAATTCGTTGATCGTTTGGGTATCGACCCCGATGTACGCGAACACGCGCTCTGGTCGCGTACACGCATCGGTCGTGTGCGCCGAGGTGAGGCAGTGCCCCCGGTGCCGGGTATCGATCTGCTGGTCTGTGGACACACGCCACTGAATGCAGCCCAACAGGCGGGCAACGTACACTTCATCGATACCGGTGCGGTCTACGCCATGCGCTTCCAGCAAGCCAGCCTGACGCTGCTCGAAATACAACCGGAATGGCGCGTCCACAGTTTTCCTGCCAACACACCGGTCAAGCGCGTTAGCGCTACACCTTAA
- a CDS encoding GH36-type glycosyl hydrolase domain-containing protein, protein MRNFRIVKADSCRNLSYLCPDVHLLSSDESHIMLTSAGGGYSRWKDIAVTRWRDDATCNNWGSFCYIRDLASGQVWSTTYQPTLKLGDIYETEFSEGLAVIRRLDYGICVETEVAISPVDNVELRIIRITNQSSDKRAIELTSYAEIVLTSNAADSTHPAFEKLFVETEILPAQQAILCTRRVSGAKDQPASAFHLLQASKPALGDLSYNTDRADFIGRGRTVGHPQAMDPGATLSGRSGSVLDAAVSIRYPIELEPGETVVVHWLCGVAPTRNDCLQSIERYQSGAAADQILVDAARRGQETLHRLGASQVDAQLYAELASSLIYANASMRAAPEIIAHNNQGQSALWAYSISGDLPIALLQVKCPADVDVVKAFVQAHAYWRSHGLKVDALFLTEGEDHGASLSDLHALLLNASQACNTDELMNQPGGLWLLDAGKMSPPDRILLQTASRIVMHDDEGSLPQQLASRRATQDPSPTAADRHAGNADNATKSLLQAPAALPVQTPVRELLMDCGLGGFSPDGREYVITITPGQMTPAPWINVLANPSFGSLISESGSANTWSENAQTHRLTPWSNDPVGDANTEAYYIRDEDSGQFWSPTLLPTPGAAPYVTRHGFGYSVFEHSEQGIDSELSVYVALDAPIKFAVLKLHNTTTVVRRLSVTAYVEWVLGDEHAKTSMFVGTAIDAGSGAIFARNPYNSDFAGRVAFLDVDDIANATVCGDRLAFLGPNGTLRHPAAMSQPLLCGVVGFALDPCAAIRVPQTLAAGEACELIFRLGAAENNAAVSSFVQRWRGATAAQEALDAVTRYWTQTLGVVQVETSDPALDVLANGWLVYQVLACRLWARTAFYQSSGAFGFRDQLQDVMALVHATPDLVREHLLRSASRQFPEGDVQHWWHPPGGRGIRTRCSDDALWLPLATCRYVEVTGDHGVLDVIVPFIGGAVLKPDAVSDYALPTKSEQKASLYTHCVRAIEHGLRFGEHGLPLMGSGDWNDGMNLVGVGGKGESVWLGFFLHTVLSQFGDVARQRGDTEFANRCASEATRLRNAIEQHGWDGDWYRRGWFDDGSPLGTSSNTECQIDSIAQSWAVLSGAAETTRGRCAMHAVDTRLVRRDAALIQLLAPPFNHSDPSPGYIQGYVSGVRENGGQYTHGAVWTAMAFAALGDAERAWELFDMLNPIQHANSPEAIAVYKTEPYVMASDVYAYAPHIGRGGWTWYTGSAGWMYRFILESLLGLKRVGDQLRFIPCMPQNWTSFQVHYRYLKTTYHITVQKSAAIEGEPRWSIDGVDRPGAVLALLDDGLEHRVSVQCSTRQEPH, encoded by the coding sequence ATGAGAAACTTTCGGATCGTCAAGGCAGATTCATGCCGCAACTTGAGTTATTTGTGCCCTGACGTGCATTTGTTGTCGAGTGATGAATCCCACATCATGCTCACAAGCGCGGGTGGTGGTTACAGCCGCTGGAAGGATATTGCGGTTACTCGTTGGCGTGACGATGCGACCTGCAATAACTGGGGATCGTTTTGCTATATTCGCGATCTCGCGAGTGGACAGGTCTGGTCGACGACATATCAGCCGACTTTGAAACTGGGAGATATCTACGAAACAGAGTTCTCGGAAGGGCTTGCGGTTATTCGCCGTCTTGATTACGGCATATGCGTTGAAACGGAAGTCGCGATCTCACCGGTCGATAACGTCGAACTCCGCATAATTAGAATTACTAATCAATCGTCCGATAAGAGAGCGATTGAGCTCACGAGTTATGCGGAAATCGTGCTGACGTCGAATGCTGCCGATTCCACACACCCCGCATTTGAAAAGCTGTTTGTGGAAACGGAGATATTGCCCGCACAGCAGGCCATTTTATGCACCCGCCGGGTGAGCGGTGCCAAGGACCAACCAGCCTCGGCATTTCACCTGCTGCAGGCATCGAAACCGGCGTTGGGAGATCTGTCTTACAACACGGATCGCGCAGATTTTATCGGACGTGGACGGACTGTGGGCCATCCACAAGCCATGGACCCTGGCGCAACGCTCTCCGGACGCTCCGGCTCGGTGCTTGATGCTGCCGTGTCGATTCGTTATCCGATCGAACTTGAGCCTGGCGAAACCGTTGTCGTGCATTGGCTCTGCGGCGTGGCGCCAACACGCAATGACTGCCTGCAAAGCATTGAGCGTTATCAAAGTGGCGCCGCCGCTGATCAAATTCTTGTGGATGCAGCAAGGCGTGGGCAAGAAACCCTGCATCGGCTGGGTGCAAGCCAAGTTGACGCGCAGTTGTATGCGGAACTTGCCAGCTCCCTGATTTACGCCAACGCATCCATGCGTGCCGCCCCGGAAATCATCGCGCACAACAATCAGGGGCAATCGGCATTATGGGCGTATTCGATTTCTGGCGATTTGCCGATCGCGCTGTTGCAGGTGAAATGCCCGGCCGATGTTGATGTGGTTAAGGCATTCGTGCAGGCGCATGCGTATTGGCGAAGCCATGGTCTGAAGGTGGATGCGCTCTTTCTGACTGAAGGCGAGGACCACGGCGCGAGCCTGTCTGATCTGCACGCGCTGCTCCTAAATGCGAGCCAGGCCTGCAATACAGATGAATTGATGAATCAGCCAGGGGGGCTATGGCTGCTCGACGCTGGCAAAATGTCGCCGCCGGATCGCATTCTTCTGCAAACGGCATCGCGCATCGTGATGCACGATGACGAAGGCTCCTTGCCACAGCAACTCGCCAGCCGACGTGCGACTCAAGATCCGTCGCCAACGGCTGCAGATCGCCATGCGGGCAACGCCGACAACGCGACGAAGTCCTTACTACAGGCGCCTGCAGCGCTCCCCGTGCAGACGCCTGTGCGCGAGTTGCTGATGGACTGTGGCTTGGGCGGGTTCAGCCCCGATGGGCGCGAGTATGTGATCACGATCACACCGGGGCAGATGACGCCTGCGCCGTGGATCAATGTGTTGGCCAATCCGTCATTCGGCAGTCTCATTTCGGAGAGCGGTAGCGCAAACACCTGGAGCGAGAACGCGCAGACCCATCGCCTCACCCCATGGTCGAACGATCCTGTCGGGGACGCCAATACTGAGGCGTATTACATCCGCGACGAGGACAGTGGCCAGTTCTGGTCGCCCACGCTGCTGCCCACGCCTGGCGCTGCACCTTATGTGACACGGCACGGGTTCGGCTACAGCGTGTTTGAGCACAGCGAACAGGGTATCGACTCGGAACTCAGCGTGTATGTGGCCCTCGACGCGCCGATCAAGTTCGCCGTGCTGAAGCTGCACAACACAACGACCGTGGTTCGTCGGCTCTCGGTGACGGCTTATGTTGAGTGGGTGCTGGGCGATGAGCACGCGAAGACCAGCATGTTTGTGGGAACAGCGATCGATGCTGGCAGCGGCGCGATATTCGCCCGCAACCCTTACAACAGCGACTTCGCGGGCCGGGTTGCGTTTCTGGATGTTGACGACATCGCCAACGCCACGGTGTGTGGTGACCGCCTGGCTTTTCTCGGGCCCAACGGCACGCTGCGTCATCCCGCTGCCATGTCACAACCGCTGCTTTGCGGAGTTGTCGGCTTCGCGCTCGACCCCTGCGCGGCCATCCGTGTGCCGCAGACATTGGCGGCGGGGGAAGCCTGCGAACTTATTTTCCGACTCGGCGCGGCCGAGAATAACGCAGCTGTCAGCAGTTTTGTGCAGCGTTGGCGTGGAGCCACCGCAGCGCAAGAGGCGCTCGATGCGGTGACGCGGTACTGGACGCAGACGCTTGGCGTCGTGCAGGTGGAAACATCCGACCCTGCGCTGGATGTCCTGGCCAACGGCTGGCTGGTCTATCAGGTGCTTGCTTGCCGGCTCTGGGCGCGCACCGCGTTTTATCAGTCCAGTGGCGCCTTCGGTTTTCGCGATCAATTGCAGGACGTGATGGCCTTGGTTCATGCCACTCCGGACTTGGTGCGCGAGCACTTGCTGCGCAGTGCGTCCCGACAGTTTCCCGAAGGCGATGTTCAGCACTGGTGGCATCCTCCGGGAGGCCGCGGCATCCGCACGCGCTGCTCGGATGATGCCCTTTGGCTCCCACTGGCGACATGCCGTTATGTCGAAGTCACGGGTGACCATGGTGTGCTGGATGTCATTGTGCCCTTCATCGGCGGTGCGGTTCTCAAGCCTGATGCGGTGTCCGACTACGCATTGCCCACAAAATCCGAGCAAAAGGCAAGTCTGTACACGCATTGCGTGCGCGCCATTGAGCATGGCTTGCGCTTTGGCGAGCATGGCTTGCCGCTCATGGGCTCGGGTGACTGGAACGATGGCATGAATCTGGTGGGCGTGGGTGGAAAAGGCGAAAGTGTCTGGCTCGGCTTCTTCCTGCACACCGTGCTCTCGCAGTTTGGTGATGTGGCACGGCAACGCGGTGATACCGAATTCGCCAACCGTTGCGCAAGCGAGGCCACGCGTCTGCGCAACGCGATCGAACAACACGGCTGGGACGGAGACTGGTACCGCCGTGGTTGGTTCGATGACGGTTCACCGCTGGGCACGTCGAGCAATACCGAATGTCAGATCGACTCCATCGCGCAGAGCTGGGCCGTGTTGTCTGGCGCAGCGGAAACAACGCGCGGACGTTGCGCCATGCACGCTGTCGATACCCGTCTCGTGCGCCGCGACGCCGCATTGATCCAGCTGCTGGCCCCGCCCTTCAATCACTCTGATCCGAGTCCCGGATACATCCAAGGCTATGTCAGCGGAGTGCGTGAGAACGGTGGCCAGTACACCCATGGTGCCGTCTGGACGGCCATGGCGTTCGCTGCGCTTGGTGATGCCGAGCGGGCCTGGGAGCTGTTCGACATGCTCAATCCAATTCAGCATGCCAACTCGCCAGAAGCCATTGCGGTCTACAAAACAGAGCCCTATGTCATGGCCTCCGATGTCTACGCCTACGCACCCCACATCGGGCGTGGCGGCTGGACTTGGTACACGGGTTCGGCCGGTTGGATGTACCGCTTCATCCTCGAATCGCTGCTCGGTCTGAAACGCGTGGGCGACCAGCTTCGCTTCATTCCCTGCATGCCGCAAAACTGGACTTCATTCCAGGTGCATTACCGCTACCTGAAAACCACCTATCACATCACGGTGCAGAAATCGGCTGCGATCGAAGGCGAGCCCAGGTGGTCCATCGACGGGGTTGATCGACCCGGAGCCGTCCTCGCATTGCTTGATGATGGCCTGGAACACCGTGTCAGCGTGCAATGTTCAACGCGACAAGAACCCCACTAA
- a CDS encoding YajQ family cyclic di-GMP-binding protein has protein sequence MPSFDVVSEVDQHELANAVDQANREIDTRYDFKGAEAQVEQAGDEGGLQLEAQSEFQIEQMMDILLKKIAKRGIDVRCIERGKLTETGRRATLLVEVKQGIDTDTAKRMVKSVKDSKLKVQAAIQGDKLRVTGKNRDDLQQVMALLRAGDWGRPLQFENLRD, from the coding sequence ATGCCCAGTTTTGATGTGGTCTCCGAGGTCGATCAGCACGAACTCGCCAATGCCGTCGATCAGGCCAACCGCGAGATCGATACTCGCTACGATTTTAAGGGCGCCGAGGCCCAGGTCGAACAAGCCGGCGACGAAGGCGGTCTGCAGCTGGAAGCACAGAGCGAGTTTCAGATCGAACAGATGATGGACATTCTGCTCAAGAAAATCGCCAAGCGCGGCATCGACGTGCGTTGCATCGAGCGCGGCAAGCTGACCGAAACCGGCCGCCGCGCGACATTGCTCGTCGAGGTGAAGCAGGGCATCGATACCGACACCGCCAAGCGTATGGTCAAATCCGTCAAAGACAGCAAGCTCAAGGTGCAGGCGGCGATCCAGGGTGACAAGTTGCGCGTCACCGGCAAAAATCGGGATGATCTTCAGCAAGTCATGGCATTGTTGCGTGCTGGCGACTGGGGTCGGCCGCTGCAGTTCGAAAATCTACGCGACTGA
- a CDS encoding class I SAM-dependent methyltransferase, whose protein sequence is MNPPLDPPSPPITELPDDFWVGAADGTDPNALRRVATRFGITPASAPHVSSYGIWLDELGWALHAPIALGFTPLRLDFSAGATGLRLRQAGRRQPLGRAIGLKPGIRLHVVDATAGLGRDGAVLAQLGCEVTMIERSPVMALLLRDGWDRTAPAEAHTRVSVYCDDARHALDQLASLPDAVYLDPMYPHRDKSALVKKEMRVIRDLVGDDPDAGELLLAALDCGARRVVVKRPRGAPTLPGPAPLRHIEGPNTRYDIYAPHDSAVTQRPITNTPSPSKR, encoded by the coding sequence GTGAATCCACCGCTTGATCCACCATCTCCCCCGATCACCGAGCTGCCCGATGACTTCTGGGTAGGTGCCGCTGACGGTACCGACCCGAATGCGCTTCGACGGGTCGCCACGCGCTTCGGCATCACGCCTGCCTCGGCGCCACACGTCTCCAGCTACGGAATCTGGCTGGATGAACTCGGTTGGGCGTTACATGCACCCATCGCACTTGGGTTTACGCCACTGCGTCTGGATTTTTCGGCCGGCGCGACCGGATTGCGATTGCGGCAAGCCGGGCGTCGACAGCCGCTGGGGCGCGCAATCGGCCTCAAGCCAGGCATACGATTGCACGTCGTCGACGCCACCGCAGGCTTGGGTCGCGACGGCGCGGTGCTCGCGCAGCTCGGCTGCGAGGTGACGATGATCGAACGCTCGCCGGTGATGGCGCTATTGCTGCGCGACGGCTGGGATCGTACCGCTCCGGCGGAGGCGCACACCCGCGTGAGCGTGTATTGCGACGATGCCCGCCATGCGCTGGATCAGCTCGCGAGCCTGCCGGATGCCGTGTATCTCGATCCGATGTACCCACATCGCGACAAATCGGCGCTGGTCAAGAAGGAGATGCGCGTGATCCGCGATCTCGTCGGCGACGATCCAGATGCCGGGGAGCTCCTGCTGGCGGCGCTCGATTGCGGCGCACGACGCGTCGTGGTGAAGCGCCCTCGCGGCGCGCCGACGTTGCCGGGGCCGGCCCCGTTGCGACATATCGAAGGGCCGAACACGCGATACGACATCTACGCCCCACACGATTCCGCTGTGACTCAGCGCCCGATCACTAACACCCCATCGCCATCGAAGCGATAA